The genomic stretch GTGTCTCGTCGGTTACGATGGCCTTTAATTCCTCGGGGGAACAGCGGAGACCTTTTTTCAGAGCGCTGCGATGTACCTCGATCTTGGGTACGTGTGCCTCATGAAATCCCTCGACGAGCACAAGGTCGAAATCCTCTCCCAGCAGGCGTAATACCCCCTCTATAGAGTCATTGTTTTTCTGGGGCTTGATCAGGGCCATCCTATGCGGTGCGCTGATGGCCACTGCGTCACTTCCTGCCTCGGCGTAGCGCCAGGTGTCCTTCCCCGGGCTATCCATCTCGAAGTCCTTG from Dehalococcoidia bacterium encodes the following:
- a CDS encoding molybdopterin-guanine dinucleotide biosynthesis protein MobB produces the protein KDFEMDSPGKDTWRYAEAGSDAVAISAPHRMALIKPQKNNDSIEGVLRLLGEDFDLVLVEGFHEAHVPKIEVHRSALKKGLRCSPEELKAIVTDETLEIDRPQFSPEDISGIADFIKERIIGKRGDETVLFINGSPVTLNHFAKQIIANALLGMVSTLKGIPDVKSLEVAVRKQVT